The region aaaaaaaaattgcgttgTCGAAATTGGTCCAACGTTATTCCATTCTTCAGGGGCCTATTTTGACCGCCACTCGACTACAGTAAAATACCTACTCTGGATTTTATCGATCGTCttacgataattatatttatcacTCGTACGTAATTTTATGAAGTGTCTGGAAGATATTAAACGAGAGCCTCATTTGAGATGATGACCATgcattttctgtttttatatCCGTGCAGAAATCGCCACATTACCGACAAACTTAATGTGTATACTTCGAGTGGTCTAAAAGAGATTATTGGAGATCTAGAAAAGCAGGAGTTACCTGGAGGCTTAGAATTAACAACTACTGTCCATTGCATGGATACTATTTCCTTATCAATTCAGTCTGTATTTCTGTCAAAGATTTTCCCTTCGTCGGAGGCATCATAACGACGCCGTAAATCACGGCGAGTGAGGCAACCACTGCCAGTATCCAGTATACGTAAGCCTCGTCCACGATGTCGATCAGATATTGGTAGGTGTATATCGAGAGAAAGCCGATGATGCCTCCGAACGAGCAGCAGATGCAGACGGCCAGAGTTCGTATGCTAGCCCCGAAAAGTTCGCCGAGTAGTATGTGAGGTACGGGAGTGGTTCCCACACTGTGAAATAGCCCAGACATTCCCATCGACAAAATGAACAACCATTGCAGCGAATTTGGATCCACGCCGATATTCAGAAGATAGAAATGAAGTCCCATGGCCGTCATGCATAAGCCGGCACCGCCGTTTGAAATAACCCACATTACCGTCCGTTGCCATTTGTCAGCAAACAGCGTTACCAGCCACCCGCCTAAAATGCTTAGACCTGTCGTTACAAGCGGCATCGATGAAGCTGATATCACAGTCAGCATTGCTCTCGTGGAGATTGTTTCTAGATATACCGATATGGGGTTGGCTCCGGTGAATTGGGCAAAGAAGGTGAACCATACCAAATTCATCGTAGCATTTCTGTTGCAGGGTAAATTCAACTCCCGCAATCTGTCCCTGAATTTCATCGATTGCGTTTCGGCGACGAATGCATTAATCGATTTCACCTCTTTGTCGACTTCTGCCTTTCGGTTGTAAGCAAGAATGGATTTCTCTGCTTCCTCAAATTTCTTCTTGCTCGCATGGTAATACGGTGAATCCGGAAGCAACAGCATCATCGCAAGGAATATGACGGTCGTTACAAGACCCACGTAAGCGTAAACTCTCATCGAGACGTAGGGCCCTATGGTTAAGCCTACCATGGAACCTATGGTCAAGCCGTTCATCGCCAGGACCATGACGGTGCCTCGAATCTCGGGGCTAGAAATATCCCCGAGGTAAATAGGGTAGCAGATATTCACCGCCTCGGTGCTAGCTCCGCAAATGAATCTTGTCACATAGACCCAGGGCACAGAGTAAGCCGCGATTGACAAAATCCAGGATATCAAAAATGCCAATCCGTTTCCGATCAGCACTTTTTTGCTTCCCAAGTATTGGACTCCAATTGCTGCCAATATTGCGCCCGGTATTCGGCCCAGTTGGAACATGGATGATATCCAGGACACTTCCTCGGTTGTCGCGGGAAACGGTGAATCCCCGCTCAAAAACTGCGCGGTGTAGGGCGAGGCCCAACCGAGGGAGAGCCCGCAAACGAACAGCTTGAACATTACTGAGTAACACGAATATCCACAATTAGCGATCTGAATGTTTCTTTTCGTCGATCACTTTTACTCACCCGCTATCGAAGCGACCCATTGCAGCCACATCGGGTAGCTTCGCCAGGATGCAATCAAGGTGTTCACCATATCGTCGGGTAGTCGGACACCGTGGTGTTAAAATTAGTCCTCGCAATATCGAATCCCGATCGATTTTTTCACTTAGACCTTACGTTGGCTCCAACACCTTCGTGAGGTCGAACGCGGGCCAGAGTCGTGGGTGATGTGAAGTGAACGTAGGTCGACTGGTGCATGCTGTTCGATCATGGAATCAGCTACCTTGTTCAAAAATCCGTGTGCATTTGTATTCGGCTCTAACACACGGATTGCATGAATCATACCTGCAGTAAATCTTGAAACGAGATTCATTGATATCTCTTATCTTGTTGTCATGCAAGATCCGAATATTAATTGCTGCATGTTATCATGACAGCTTATTTGTTCCATAGTATGCTGTAATGCTGCAATTCGAATTATATCCCGAAGAACGAGTGCGAGGCAGCctattctatatatatatgtatatatatatattagactgtctgaaaataaatcgataattttctttctgctTTACACAATCTCAAACTATACGTGGACATCAAAAAATAATCCTCGCGAAAGGAGGGGCCGGTCCTTCAAGATTTAGAGGCGCTCATCGgacttttgtctttttttattttgttaatacgtaaataattaattcgcATGGACGGAACAAACGTTTTTCCTGTCCTAAAATGATGAATATATTCCAAACTTATGTGTAAATACTAAATGTACTAGAAAATACGATCTTGATGATCGCAGCAACCATTATCGGTCGATATATACGTCGAtaaatgcaaaaacaaaaaaaaaaaaaaaaaaatgcaagaatCTCCGcaagaatgaattttttagtATCGTCAATAACCTTCAATGAATACATTCATTGATACGCTGttacgataattattttcgGCTACAAAAAACTTGACTTATTGCAATTgcggtatttttttctatgGTCTTGAACTATTCGGATACAAAAGACAAAAGTCCGATGAGACACCTCCAAGTCTTGAAGGACCGGCCCCTCCTTTAGCGAGGATTATTTTTTGATGTCCAAGTATAGTTTAAGATCGTGTAAAGCAAAAAACACAATTATCGATTTATTATGAAACAGtctaatatatgtatgtatataaatatcggGCATTACACGTCAAATTAGCAGCCCATGTACCGTATCCTCTTCGATTTTGATGATATTTCGGCATGATTTTTATACCGACCCAAAATCGGTGTGTAGATTTAACTTTTTGTCTTGTTGCTTAAAATCTGTTTCAAGGGTTTATTATTCCGAATTTGATATTGTGCATCCCGTGTGCAGGCTAATGTTGAAAAAGATATTCGTTTCaaccgtgaaaaaaaatatatatacacactgcTTAGCATTGCGAAGCTACGAGTTGATTTTCCTTGATGACGGATGGCATGGCGCGTAAGAATTATGAACGCAGTAATGTTACACTCTATGATGCTAACTCTGTGGATCGATATTGATCTAAGAACTTATGGTAAGAGCGTGTTGGACACTGTCATGGTGATTGCACGTCGGTAATGAGCGCAGCCGCGATTATCGGTTGAGACGAACAAAAAGATACCGGGAtctcaatatttattacatttttttcgtaaGTTTTCTATTTCTTCATGCCGGCATCGGagctgttttttttccttttcttgtGTGTGTTCTCTTTTCTATTCCCGATTCTGCGATTCTGCAATCTATTTAGATCGAGACATATAACAACATAAAAAAGCAAGTAAAATTCCGCACATGGAGAAACTGAAAACTTGcgaaaaaattagcgaatattGAGATTTCATTGTCGTATGTTGCTCGAAAATCACACTTCGAATAATAGAATCAGtgtgaattttgttttgaaagatttttgaaaatggcgTTTTCGTAATCAGTTTCGCGCTTTTGTGCAAGTTTTACCAGTGGTTGAAGAAAATCAGAACAAATTCCCGAGACCCTTTTGGATTGGTGAGAACGTCGTACTTAAAAAACGAACAGAATCGAAGGGGGTGAGGTACATGGGCtgctaatttgacgtggaatgccccatatatattgttagaaagggtgaaatcacccgttttccccctttttaatgatctagtagtcatcatagataaaagacgtttataaacctcttatgtctttcaaaagaataaggttgctgcgtcaaccaacattattgtaaaaacagtcttgtttcagacttaaaaCCAGAAACACGTATCCTGCAATTAAAGCTTCTTCACGACATTTATttacgcctttgattttggcttgataatcaaactcacgaatccatatttatttccgtaaggtccaagaacgttacaatatgCATGTATCAATACGGCATATCATCAGATCGGAACGCTGATCAGTTGTTACCGTCAGGTATAGTCCATCCTACCTTCTGATTGACGTACCGAGTATTTCTCTTCCCACTCTTTCGGCAAGGCTTCGCAGACCCAGTACCTTATACTTGGTGCGAAATCAGATTACCGAATAGAGTCCAGTGCTATAATTTTGTAAACCGTCTTCAAAAATCGAGGAGAATGAAACAGCCAAAACCCGAGGTGCATATCCTGTTACAGTTCATAATATCTTTCTTGTTCTTTGTTGATCGGCAAAGCCTGATTTCACGCAATTTTCAATCCGCCTTCAATCCGTCATTCGTCAACCACTTGTGATCGACCAAAGCCGTTGCTTTTTGGAACGATTATCAAGGCTTCAAAATTACCGAATTATATCTCGTCAAACCTACAGATTATCACATCTactattttaatatttcaatttactaTTCCGCCTCGGCCCGTGTTGAATACTGTAGAAACATTACAAGCGTTTATTTATTGGAGAAATATTTAGATTTCTCAGTATTTCGCATCTCGCAAAAACGATCACATAATACTCGTCTGTTCGTTGTATGGTAGGAGTATCACCATGAAAGGGTCTGGAAGGGTTCATGATGTCGAAACCCGCCAATTGTTCCAACCGAATTTGCCTTTATTGTGAGTCAAACTAAAACTGCTTAATCGAGTCACGGCGTATGGGCAATGGTTATCTATATTGAACGCCTTCGTGTAGCGTTCAAGTCGGAGTGCCTCATCAGCCGGCGCGGCCCTTTATATAGTCTCTCGTGGGACTGTTTGGCCTGCGCGCGCAGTCGGTGGGACTGTTAACAACGTCTTCTGAATTGCCCGCTCGGTGATATGTCTCATACGCCGACATATACATAAAGATTAGTCACTTAGAAAAGCAAAGATATTTTCGATCCCGGCAGATCGCTCCAATCCAGTGGATGCAGTATTCGTTAAATATCTTTAATAGGCATTTATAACTGTAgatttcatcgaaaacgcgacatATGCGAATATAATTAATCCGATACGGATTCTTATCCATTCACTTGTCTCAATCGAATTCATTGCACGATGCACGAGTGTTTCACGTAATTCGTTGACAAGCACTTATCACGCAACATCTTATCGCGAGAAGTTTTACTTGTGATATAATACCTTAGTGGTAATTTCAACGCTGATGGAATTCCAATTTGAACGAAAATAGATTTTGCATTGAAATTAAGAACACTGCTCGTGATTGTACAGCGAGCTTCTGTATGTGCACAACGATTTGCGTGTTATTCAAGCAACCGGAGTTGCAGCTTATACTCAGGTTGTGCATCGTATCCTGCCACTCATGCCAAGCGTCAATTATTATCGATATAACGCGATCttgttttacgcgttttttcctGCATATTCCCGTACGcaaagtacccgtttctaCGACGCTCAAGTcagtctgcgaatgcgcatgcgtgGAGTACCGAAATGCCCACCTTTACGTCCTAGTACAAAAATCGgtacaattgtaatttgtaatagATTTTTTCTGTAATTGATCACAAAAAGTAATTGGATGCTGTCCAACACCGACTGCGAGTCAGTACTGTTTGTGATTTCCAAGGTGGGAAAAGGTTGGTAGAGAAAAAAGAGTTCGTCTCAAACATATATTTGAATTGGAATTTcctcttgaatatttttatgacaATTAAACATAGAAATAGACTTGATGATCATTTTGTTCACATGTTACCTCATAacacattttttgattatgtttttgatagaaatattctattttcatgATAAGTGGACGAGGAATTACTGCTTAAATGGTGTTGAAGGTACTTCGGATCTTTTTTGCAAACAACCGATTGCGATAATTAttgctaaaaaaattcatggaagatgaaagtaaatattttgaatatcgattttttttttgtcattataACAGATCGTAACTGGAGATCAGTGTTTCTTGCTTGACTGAAACTTTCAAAGCATTCGCCTTGTCCCGCATAATTAATTCTCCAGCAGGACGTCTAGAATTTCCGTGAGTGTTTTTCCCTTTGTATTTGGTACCAGTACATGGCTAAAAATAAGAGCTACGAATACCCAAGCTCCAGTTATACAGTAGATATAACTTTCGGTAGCTGTAAATTTCGTGAAAGTCAAGGTCGTTGACACAATGAAAATGGCCACTCGAGActgtttttgtaataaaaaaaaattgcattcgGCCactaaaaaaatcaacaaaaaatattccttTCCATTTCACTTCAACGGTAAGATTTTTTgtgataatgattttttcgTACAATTGACGGCATTTTGGAACATATTGAAAGTTACATTCATTCGAATGACTTAAATACATTACTATCATATCAACAACTGAAGATTTGATTATGAAATCATTTCGGagatttcagaattttatgGTGTGTGGAAACTTCTATACCTTCATTGAATCTTACACTCGAAGATTTGAGAAGGAGCGAAACTTTATAAAGTAATTATTACGACAGAAATAATTTCGAGGAGTGGTCAAATTTACATAGAGGAAAGGCGAACATAACGGGCCTTCTGTACAATTGAgtggagtttgaaaaaatgtcgataacgcttaaaatttattctcaggttagataaaaaaaaattgcgttgTCGAAATTGGTCCAACGTTATTCCATTCTTCAGGGGCCTATTTTGACCGCCACTCGACTACAGTAAAATACCTACTCTGGATTTTATCGATCGTCttacgataattatatttatcacTCGTACGTAATTTTATGAAGTGTCTGGAAGATATTAAACGAGAGCCTCATTTGAGATGATGACCATgcattttctgtttttatatCCGTGCAGAAATCGCCACATTACCGACAAACTTAATGTGTATACTTCGAGTGGTCTAAAAGAGATTATTGGAGATCTAGAAAAGCAGGAGTTACCTGGAGGCTTAGAATTAACAACTACTGTCCATTGCATGGATACTATTTCCTTATCAATTCAGTCTGTATTTCTGTCAAAGATTTTCCCTTCGTCGGAGGCATCATAACGACGCCGTAAATCACGGCGAGTGAGGCAACCACTGCCAGTATCCAGTATACGTAAGCCTCGTCCACGATGTCGATCAGATATTGGTAGGTGTATATCGAGAGAAAGCCGATGATGCCTCCGAACGAGCAGCAGATGCAGACGGCCAGAGTTCGTATGCTAGCCCCGAAAAGTTCGCCGAGTAGTATGTGAGGTACGGGAGTGGTTCCCACACTGTGAAATAGCCCAGACATTCCCATCGACAAAATGAACAACCATTGCAGCGAATTTGGATCCACGCCGATATTCAGAAGATAGAAATGAAGTCCCATGGCCGTCATGCATAAGCCGGCACCGCCGTTTGAAATAACCCACATTACCGTCCGTTGCCATTTGTCAGCAAACAGCGTTACCAGCCACCCGCCTAAAATGCTTAGACCTGTCGTTACAAGCGGCATCGATGAAGCTGATATCACAGTCAGCATTGCTCTCGTGGAGATTGTTTCTAGATATACCGATATGGGGTTGGCTCCGGTGAATTGGGCAAAGAAGGTGAACCATACCAAATTCATCGTAGCATTTCTGTTGCAGGGTAAATTCAACTCCCGCAATCTGTCCCTGAATTTCATCGATTGCGTTTCGGCGACGAATGCATTAATCGATTTCACCTCTTTGTCGACTTCTGCCTTTCGGTTGTAAGCAAGAATGGATTTCTCTGCTTCCTCAAATTTCTTCTTGCTCGCATGGTAATACGGTGAATCCGGAAGCAACAGCATCATCGCAAGGAATATGACGGTCGTTACAAGACCCACGTAAGCGTAAACTCTCATCGAGACGTAGGGCCCTATGGTTAAGCCTACCATGGAACCTATGGTCAAGCCGTTCATCGCCAGGACCATGACGGTGCCTCGAATCTCGGGGCTAGAAATATCCCCGAGGTAAATAGGGTAGCAGATATTCACCGCCTCGGTGCTAGCTCCGCAAATGAATCTTGTCACATAGACCCAGGGCACAGAGTAAGCCGCGATTGACAAAATCCAGGATATCAAAAATGCCAATCCGTTTCCGATCAGCACTTTTTTGCTTCCCAAGTATTGGACTCCAATTGCTGCCAATATTGCGCCCGGTATTCGGCCCAGTTGGAACATGGATGATATCCAGGACACTTCCTCGGTTGTCGCGGGAAACGGTGAATCCCCGCTCAAAAACTGCGCGGTGTAGGGCGAGGCCCAACCGAGGGAGAGCCCGCAAACGAACAGCTTGAACATTACTGAGTAACACGAATATCCACAATTAGCGATCTGAATGTTTCTTTTCGTCGATCACTTTTACTCACCCGCTATCGAAGCGACCCATTGCAGCCACATCGGGTAGCTTCGCCAGGATGCAATCAAGGTGTTCACCATATCGTCGGGTAGTCGGACACCGTGGTGTTAAAATTAGTCCTCGCAATATCGAATCCCGATCGATTTTTTCACTTAGACCTTACGTTGGCTCCAACACCTTCGTGAGGTCGAACGCGGGCCAGAGTCGTGGGTGATGTGAAGTGAACGTAGGTCGACTGGTGCATGCTGTTCGATCATGGAATCAGCTACCTTGTTCAAAAATCCGTGTGCATTTGTATTCGGCTCTAACACACGGATTGCATGAATCATACCTGCAGTAAATCTTGAAACGAGATTCATTGATATC is a window of Neodiprion pinetum isolate iyNeoPine1 chromosome 4, iyNeoPine1.2, whole genome shotgun sequence DNA encoding:
- the LOC124217497 gene encoding facilitated trehalose transporter Tret1-like; translation: MVNTLIASWRSYPMWLQWVASIAVMFKLFVCGLSLGWASPYTAQFLSGDSPFPATTEEVSWISSMFQLGRIPGAILAAIGVQYLGSKKVLIGNGLAFLISWILSIAAYSVPWVYVTRFICGASTEAVNICYPIYLGDISSPEIRGTVMVLAMNGLTIGSMVGLTIGPYVSMRVYAYVGLVTTVIFLAMMLLLPDSPYYHASKKKFEEAEKSILAYNRKAEVDKEVKSINAFVAETQSMKFRDRLRELNLPCNRNATMNLVWFTFFAQFTGANPISVYLETISTRAMLTVISASSMPLVTTGLSILGGWLVTLFADKWQRTVMWVISNGGAGLCMTAMGLHFYLLNIGVDPNSLQWLFILSMGMSGLFHSVGTTPVPHILLGELFGASIRTLAVCICCSFGGIIGFLSIYTYQYLIDIVDEAYVYWILAVVASLAVIYGVVMMPPTKGKSLTEIQTELIRK